A genomic window from Halomonas sp. LR3S48 includes:
- the aceK gene encoding bifunctional isocitrate dehydrogenase kinase/phosphatase, whose amino-acid sequence MKHSPAYRLAATILHGFDEYRNRFKEITADASRRFRDAAWREAQQASAERINLYEEKVGETLARLQRALDEDDLTHCECWREARNHYAELISERLDYELAETYFNSLFCSIFHHRHIRNDWMFVYSSRDAAAHHSGLEPCRRMLVKGDWEAAIRWALAEAPFETPFEDLERDVRLGAEFLSGHLPRTILDAPDAEVELLKSVFYRNKGAYLVGRVRGDGEQVPLVLPVLHEQGEGLHLDTVLIESDEVSIIFSFTRAYFQVEVQVPGEFVDYLQQLMPDKPEGELYSAIGFFKHGKTEFFRALNRQVAKREDKFIIAPGVRGMVMAVFVLPSFRTVFKIIKDRFDPSKEMSHETVREKYRLVKRHDRVGRMADTQEFSNFIARRDHFSPECLEHLLEVAPSTVYLRGDKVIIKHCYTERMMTPLNLYLEQIGEEETRAVLKDYGNAIKQMAAANIFPGDMLLKNFGVTRHGRVIFYDYDEVCYLTECNFRHIPEPMYPEQELSNEPWYSVGPNDIFPEEFGPFLFADLKLRKLFYQLHPELFDADYWKGLQQAIIDGRVIDVYPYRNKQRFSASEENGLVY is encoded by the coding sequence ATGAAGCATTCCCCCGCCTATCGCCTCGCCGCCACCATCCTGCACGGCTTCGACGAGTACCGTAACCGCTTCAAGGAGATCACCGCCGATGCCAGTCGGCGCTTTCGCGATGCCGCCTGGCGCGAGGCCCAGCAGGCCTCGGCCGAGCGCATCAACCTCTACGAGGAGAAGGTCGGCGAGACCCTGGCGCGGCTGCAGCGCGCCCTGGACGAGGACGACCTGACCCACTGCGAATGCTGGCGCGAGGCGCGCAATCACTACGCCGAACTGATCAGCGAACGGCTCGACTACGAACTGGCCGAGACCTACTTCAACTCCTTGTTCTGCTCGATCTTCCACCATCGCCACATCCGTAACGACTGGATGTTCGTCTACAGCTCGCGGGACGCCGCCGCCCACCACTCAGGGCTCGAGCCCTGCCGTCGCATGCTCGTCAAGGGCGACTGGGAAGCGGCGATTCGCTGGGCGCTGGCCGAGGCCCCCTTCGAGACGCCCTTCGAGGATCTGGAGCGGGACGTGCGGCTGGGCGCCGAGTTTCTGAGCGGTCATCTTCCCCGGACGATCCTCGATGCGCCGGATGCCGAGGTCGAACTGCTCAAGAGCGTGTTCTACCGCAACAAGGGAGCCTACCTGGTGGGGCGGGTGCGTGGCGATGGTGAACAGGTGCCGCTGGTGCTGCCGGTCCTGCACGAGCAGGGAGAGGGGCTGCACCTGGATACCGTGCTGATCGAATCGGACGAGGTCTCCATCATCTTCTCCTTCACCCGCGCCTACTTCCAGGTCGAGGTGCAGGTGCCTGGCGAGTTCGTCGATTACCTGCAGCAGCTGATGCCCGACAAGCCGGAGGGCGAGCTCTATTCGGCGATCGGCTTCTTCAAGCACGGCAAGACCGAATTCTTTCGCGCGCTCAATCGCCAGGTGGCCAAGCGCGAGGACAAGTTCATCATCGCCCCCGGCGTGCGCGGCATGGTCATGGCGGTGTTCGTGCTGCCCTCGTTTCGCACCGTGTTCAAGATCATCAAGGACCGCTTCGACCCGTCCAAGGAGATGAGCCACGAGACCGTGCGCGAGAAATACCGGCTGGTGAAGCGTCACGACCGGGTCGGACGCATGGCCGATACCCAGGAGTTTTCCAATTTCATCGCGCGCAGAGATCACTTCTCGCCCGAGTGTCTCGAGCACCTGCTGGAGGTGGCGCCTTCCACCGTGTATCTCAGGGGCGACAAGGTGATCATCAAGCACTGCTACACCGAGCGCATGATGACTCCGCTCAACCTCTACCTGGAGCAGATCGGCGAAGAAGAGACCCGGGCGGTACTCAAGGACTACGGCAACGCCATCAAACAGATGGCGGCGGCCAACATCTTCCCCGGCGACATGCTGCTGAAGAACTTCGGCGTGACTCGCCACGGCCGGGTGATCTTCTACGACTACGACGAGGTGTGCTACCTCACCGAGTGCAACTTCCGCCATATCCCCGAACCGATGTATCCGGAGCAGGAGCTTTCCAACGAGCCTTGGTACTCGGTGGGGCCCAATGATATTTTCCCCGAGGAGTTCGGACCGTTCCTGTTCGCCGACCTCAAACTGCGCAAGCTCTTCTACCAATTGCACCCCGAGCTGTTCGACGCCGACTACTGGAAGGGGCTGCAGCAGGCGATCATCGACGGGCGCGTGATCGACGTCTATCCCTATCGC
- a CDS encoding glycosyltransferase family 4 protein produces the protein MRICLVSETWSPEINGVAHTLMQLSQELLARGMSLQLIRPYPADATAPRRTPDMQAELRVPGMAIPGYRAVRLGLPAGRRIQRLWQKQRPDVVYLATQGPLGWSARRVARRMGIPLVAGWHTNFDHYCGDYGVPWLAPTLMRGLRHFHNGCQATLVPTRQQADDLSRQGFQRLEVMGRGIDHQRLDPALRCPELRRSWGADEHRPVALHVGRLAAEKNLTLLRETFHAMRSARPDMAQIVVGDGPARRSLEKALPEVHFTGFISPEALARHYASADLFLFPSLSETWGNVVPEAMASGLAVVAYHHAAAAELVDSGVNGVTVPAGDAEAFREAAVALCQQPARYAQMGRAARLRSQACRWPAIADIFLSVLERAREVNHASTHPCGI, from the coding sequence ATGCGAATCTGTCTTGTCAGCGAGACCTGGTCGCCCGAGATCAACGGCGTCGCCCACACCCTCATGCAACTGAGCCAGGAGCTGCTGGCACGGGGCATGTCGCTGCAGCTCATCCGGCCGTACCCGGCCGACGCCACCGCCCCGCGGCGTACGCCGGACATGCAGGCCGAGCTGCGGGTACCGGGCATGGCGATACCCGGCTACCGTGCCGTGCGCCTCGGGCTACCCGCCGGGCGGCGTATCCAGCGGCTGTGGCAGAAGCAGCGTCCCGACGTGGTCTACCTGGCTACTCAAGGACCCCTGGGCTGGTCGGCACGGCGCGTGGCCAGGCGCATGGGCATCCCGCTGGTGGCCGGCTGGCACACCAACTTCGACCACTACTGCGGCGATTACGGCGTGCCCTGGCTGGCTCCCACGCTGATGCGGGGGCTGCGCCACTTCCACAACGGTTGTCAGGCGACCCTGGTACCCACCCGCCAGCAGGCGGACGACCTTTCACGCCAGGGCTTCCAGCGGCTCGAGGTGATGGGGCGCGGCATCGATCACCAACGGCTCGACCCCGCGCTGCGCTGCCCCGAGCTGCGCCGCAGCTGGGGAGCCGACGAGCACCGCCCGGTGGCGCTGCACGTCGGCCGCCTGGCGGCGGAGAAGAATCTCACCCTGCTGCGCGAGACCTTCCATGCCATGCGCAGCGCGCGCCCCGACATGGCCCAGATCGTCGTCGGCGACGGGCCGGCGCGACGCTCGCTCGAAAAGGCGCTGCCGGAGGTGCACTTCACCGGATTCATCTCACCGGAGGCCCTGGCCCGGCACTACGCCAGCGCCGACCTGTTCCTGTTTCCCTCGCTCTCCGAGACCTGGGGCAACGTGGTGCCGGAAGCCATGGCCAGCGGCCTGGCCGTGGTGGCCTACCATCACGCCGCCGCCGCCGAACTGGTCGACAGCGGCGTCAACGGCGTGACCGTGCCCGCCGGCGATGCCGAGGCGTTTCGCGAGGCCGCCGTGGCGCTGTGCCAGCAACCGGCGCGCTACGCCCAGATGGGCCGAGCGGCGCGCCTGCGCAGCCAGGCCTGCCGCTGGCCGGCCATTGCCGATATCTTTCTCTCCGTTCTCGAGCGGGCCCGGGAGGTGAACCATGCGTCCACGCACCCTTGCGGTATTTGA
- a CDS encoding phosphatase PAP2 family protein — MRPRTLAVFDRLDLLEWRLCQRFASLSLYAPWLATLRLASRVGDWPVWVLLIAAQPLLQPQAGLAHFLQYATTGLIAIVIYRLIKTRLCRERPFITFVNIIQCGEPARDRYSFPSGHTMHAVMFCVLTAAHAPWLLPLLVPLALLIALSRVGLGLHYISDVAAGAAIGYAFALASLYLAG; from the coding sequence ATGCGTCCACGCACCCTTGCGGTATTTGATCGACTCGACCTGCTGGAGTGGCGCCTCTGCCAGCGCTTCGCCAGCCTCAGCCTGTACGCGCCGTGGCTTGCCACCCTGCGCCTGGCCAGCCGAGTGGGCGACTGGCCGGTGTGGGTACTGCTGATCGCCGCCCAGCCGCTGCTTCAACCCCAGGCCGGCCTCGCTCATTTTCTGCAGTACGCCACGACTGGCCTCATCGCCATTGTCATCTACCGCCTGATCAAGACCCGCTTGTGTCGGGAACGCCCCTTCATCACCTTCGTCAATATCATCCAGTGCGGCGAGCCGGCCCGCGACCGCTACAGCTTCCCCAGCGGGCACACCATGCATGCGGTGATGTTCTGCGTACTGACCGCGGCCCATGCGCCCTGGCTGTTGCCGCTGCTGGTGCCGCTGGCACTACTCATCGCACTGTCCCGGGTCGGGCTCGGGCTGCACTACATCAGCGACGTCGCCGCCGGTGCCGCCATCGGCTACGCGTTCGCCCTGGCCAGCCTCTACTTGGCGGGCTGA
- a CDS encoding SDR family oxidoreductase, whose amino-acid sequence MASRVLITGANRGIGLALARHYQGEGWQVIGVCRTASQELNEAAVQVVEGIDVTRDEDVARLAEAIRGQHLHLLINNAGLLHDESLGSLDFDTIREQMEVNAYGPLRVTEALLDNLGAGSKVANVTSRMGSIADNDSGGRYGYRASKAALNAFGKSLAIDLKPKGIAVAQLHPGYVQTRMVNFGGLIPPEEAAAGIAARIEALTLETSGGFWHSNGDALPW is encoded by the coding sequence ATGGCTTCCCGTGTTTTGATCACCGGTGCCAATCGTGGCATCGGTCTGGCGCTGGCCCGCCACTACCAGGGCGAGGGCTGGCAGGTAATCGGCGTTTGTCGTACGGCCTCCCAGGAGCTCAACGAAGCCGCAGTGCAGGTAGTCGAGGGCATCGACGTGACCCGGGACGAGGACGTGGCGCGCCTGGCCGAGGCCATCCGCGGGCAGCACCTGCATCTGTTGATCAACAATGCCGGCCTGCTGCACGACGAATCGCTGGGTTCGCTCGACTTCGACACCATTCGCGAGCAGATGGAGGTCAACGCCTACGGCCCGCTGCGGGTGACCGAGGCACTGCTCGACAATCTGGGCGCGGGCAGCAAGGTGGCCAACGTCACCAGCCGCATGGGCTCCATCGCCGACAACGACTCCGGCGGGCGCTACGGCTACCGGGCCTCGAAGGCAGCGCTGAACGCTTTCGGCAAATCGCTGGCCATCGACCTCAAGCCCAAGGGTATCGCCGTCGCCCAGTTGCATCCGGGCTACGTGCAGACCCGCATGGTCAACTTCGGCGGCCTGATCCCTCCGGAAGAGGCTGCCGCCGGTATCGCCGCACGCATCGAGGCGTTGACGCTGGAAACCAGCGGCGGCTTCTGGCACAGCAACGGCGATGCGCTGCCCTGGTAA
- a CDS encoding Glu/Leu/Phe/Val family dehydrogenase: protein MSRQKDHANLFDDARSRLREVFDAINVHGDARERLMQPNLAMQVSVPVRMDDGSLRVLPGWRVQYDNTLGPAKGGIRFHPDVNQDEVTTLSLWMAVKCAVVDLPYGGGKGGVKVDPKQLSKLELERLARGYVRAIADIMGPDRDIPAPDVNTNPTIMGWMADEFDHLARGKVPAAITGKPPALGGSLGRVAATGRGALHVLDMWAAREERRPEETTLAIQGFGNAAYHFARLAHERGYRIVAVSDSKGAIYSREGLDPDPIMEQKTQNQRLHDMVYCDDSVCIAEDAEPIERDDLLTLKADVLVLAALENQVHADNIDQIKAGALLEIANGPVTSRADERLEERGVPVLPDVLANTGGVIVSYYEWVQNRSGERWSEEGINQRLAERLKRESELVFERAEREEISYRKAAYRQGIERIADAIQRRGNCQDSN, encoded by the coding sequence ATGTCTCGGCAAAAGGACCATGCCAATCTTTTCGACGATGCCCGTTCACGCCTGCGGGAAGTCTTCGATGCCATCAATGTGCACGGCGATGCCAGAGAGCGCCTGATGCAGCCCAACCTGGCCATGCAGGTCAGCGTGCCCGTGCGCATGGACGACGGCAGCCTCAGGGTCCTTCCCGGCTGGCGCGTGCAGTACGACAATACCCTTGGGCCGGCCAAGGGCGGCATTCGTTTCCATCCCGACGTCAATCAGGATGAAGTGACCACACTGAGCTTGTGGATGGCGGTGAAGTGCGCCGTGGTCGACCTGCCCTACGGCGGCGGCAAGGGCGGCGTCAAGGTCGATCCCAAGCAACTGTCCAAGCTGGAGCTCGAGCGCCTGGCCCGCGGCTACGTACGCGCCATCGCCGACATCATGGGCCCCGATCGCGACATACCCGCCCCCGACGTGAACACGAACCCCACGATAATGGGCTGGATGGCCGACGAGTTCGATCACCTGGCCCGCGGCAAGGTGCCGGCCGCCATCACTGGCAAGCCGCCGGCCCTGGGCGGTTCGCTGGGCCGCGTCGCCGCTACCGGGCGCGGCGCGCTGCACGTGCTCGACATGTGGGCCGCCCGTGAGGAACGCAGGCCCGAGGAGACCACCCTGGCGATCCAGGGCTTTGGCAACGCCGCCTATCACTTCGCCCGCCTGGCCCACGAGCGGGGCTATCGCATCGTCGCGGTCTCCGACTCCAAGGGAGCAATCTACAGCCGCGAAGGCCTCGATCCCGACCCCATCATGGAGCAGAAAACCCAGAATCAGCGCCTGCATGACATGGTCTACTGCGATGATTCGGTGTGCATCGCCGAGGATGCGGAGCCGATCGAGCGTGACGATCTGCTGACCCTGAAAGCGGACGTGCTGGTGCTGGCGGCACTGGAGAATCAGGTTCATGCGGACAACATCGACCAGATAAAGGCCGGCGCACTGCTCGAGATCGCCAACGGCCCGGTTACCAGCCGTGCCGATGAGCGACTTGAGGAGCGCGGCGTGCCGGTGCTGCCCGACGTGCTGGCCAATACCGGCGGTGTGATCGTCAGCTACTACGAATGGGTGCAGAACCGCAGCGGAGAGCGCTGGTCGGAGGAAGGCATCAACCAGCGGCTGGCCGAACGCCTGAAGCGCGAGAGCGAGCTCGTCTTCGAGCGTGCCGAGCGAGAGGAAATCTCCTACCGCAAGGCCGCCTATCGTCAGGGCATCGAGCGCATCGCCGACGCCATTCAGCGGCGCGGCAACTGCCAGGACAGCAATTGA
- a CDS encoding pseudouridine synthase has protein sequence MTEPLTILHQDEHLVAVHKPAGLLVHRSKLAAGEREFLLQRLRDQLGQRVYPVHRLDRPTSGVMILALDSATAARLGETFTERRVVKRYLAVVRGSGPEHEWLNYALREEDGSRPKAEMPALEALTEVRRLDGVELPVQVDRYPTSRYSLMEVRPLTGRRHQIRRHLSRRGYPIIGDAKHGKGNHNRFFAERLNCSRLLLAAVGLSFEHPVDGYHLALSCGLDSAMTDLFQHFGWAGHLPTDAARCLETPLPAPT, from the coding sequence ATGACGGAACCCCTGACCATTCTTCATCAGGACGAACACTTGGTGGCGGTACACAAGCCAGCGGGATTACTGGTACACCGCTCCAAGCTGGCAGCCGGCGAGCGCGAGTTCCTGCTACAGCGCCTGCGCGACCAGTTGGGCCAGCGTGTCTATCCGGTGCATCGTCTCGACCGCCCCACCTCGGGCGTGATGATCCTTGCGCTTGATTCGGCCACCGCGGCTCGTCTGGGCGAAACCTTCACCGAGCGCCGGGTCGTCAAGCGCTACCTGGCCGTGGTGCGTGGATCAGGCCCCGAGCATGAATGGCTGAACTATGCCCTGCGCGAGGAGGATGGCAGCCGTCCCAAGGCGGAGATGCCGGCCTTGGAAGCGCTCACCGAAGTCAGACGGCTGGATGGCGTGGAACTGCCGGTACAGGTGGATCGCTACCCTACCAGCCGCTATTCGCTGATGGAGGTTCGGCCGCTGACCGGGCGTCGCCATCAGATCCGCCGTCACCTGTCACGGCGAGGCTATCCGATCATCGGCGATGCCAAGCACGGCAAGGGCAACCACAACCGCTTCTTCGCCGAACGCCTGAACTGTTCGCGCCTACTGCTGGCCGCGGTGGGCTTGAGCTTCGAGCATCCCGTCGATGGCTATCATTTGGCATTGAGCTGTGGACTGGATAGTGCCATGACAGACCTGTTCCAGCATTTCGGTTGGGCCGGCCATCTGCCGACCGACGCCGCACGTTGCCTGGAAACGCCCTTACCCGCCCCGACCTGA
- the tcdA gene encoding tRNA cyclic N6-threonylcarbamoyladenosine(37) synthase TcdA → MTAPLRPHDVAPPAQDDYDFRFGGIRRLYGTRALERFRSAHVVVVGVGGVGSWAVEALARSGIGRLTLIDLDDVCVSNVNRQLPALDGTIGRPKVEVLAERCRAIQPGIEVVADTAFVTPTNLAQRIPDDADHVVDAIDSVVAKAALIHWCRRRKLPIVVAGAAGGQTDPTRIRVADLARTEHDPLLAKVRARLRRDYGFSRNPKRRFSVECVYSDEQLIYPDSDGEVCLQKPASGESTRLDCASGVGAATFVTGGFGFIAASRVLARLAKQAAKAAGDHDTSP, encoded by the coding sequence ATGACAGCTCCACTACGCCCACATGATGTCGCCCCGCCAGCTCAGGACGACTACGATTTTCGCTTCGGCGGCATCCGTCGCCTCTATGGCACCCGTGCCCTGGAGCGTTTCCGCAGTGCCCATGTGGTGGTGGTCGGTGTCGGCGGTGTGGGCAGTTGGGCAGTGGAAGCACTGGCGCGCTCGGGCATCGGCCGGCTCACGCTGATCGACCTCGACGATGTCTGCGTCTCCAACGTCAACCGCCAGTTGCCAGCGCTCGACGGTACCATCGGCCGCCCCAAGGTAGAGGTACTGGCCGAACGCTGTCGGGCGATCCAGCCCGGTATCGAGGTCGTGGCCGATACCGCCTTCGTCACCCCGACCAACCTGGCGCAACGCATTCCGGACGACGCCGACCACGTGGTCGACGCCATCGATAGCGTGGTGGCCAAAGCCGCGCTGATCCACTGGTGCCGGCGACGCAAGCTGCCCATCGTCGTCGCCGGTGCCGCTGGCGGACAGACCGATCCCACACGCATCCGGGTGGCGGATCTCGCCCGCACCGAGCACGACCCACTGCTGGCCAAGGTACGTGCACGCCTACGCCGCGACTATGGCTTCTCGCGTAATCCGAAGCGTCGCTTCTCCGTCGAATGCGTCTATTCTGACGAGCAGCTGATCTACCCCGACTCGGACGGGGAGGTCTGCCTGCAGAAACCCGCCAGTGGCGAATCGACCCGGCTCGACTGCGCCTCCGGCGTGGGCGCCGCCACCTTCGTCACCGGCGGTTTCGGTTTCATCGCCGCCTCGCGGGTACTCGCGCGACTGGCCAAGCAGGCCGCCAAGGCGGCAGGCGATCACGACACGTCCCCCTGA
- a CDS encoding DUF1653 domain-containing protein: protein MSHPLPVPGIYSHYKGNRYEVLGVAHHSETEEPLVVYRALYGDYGLWVRPLAMFTETVEVRGEPVPRFDLEKAF from the coding sequence ATGTCTCATCCTCTCCCTGTTCCCGGCATCTACAGCCACTACAAGGGTAACCGCTACGAGGTGCTCGGTGTCGCCCATCACAGCGAAACCGAGGAGCCGCTGGTGGTCTATCGTGCCCTGTACGGCGATTACGGCCTGTGGGTGCGTCCGCTGGCCATGTTTACCGAAACCGTCGAAGTGCGCGGCGAACCGGTGCCGCGTTTCGACCTCGAAAAGGCGTTCTAA
- a CDS encoding ABC transporter permease encodes MNNNDKLRERLAPWVAVLALVAIWEVSVRLLQVPEFIFPSASATAQALVTFAGPIGMHSWQTLWTTLAGFALGVAVGLALGFVVGSSRFLYHACYPLLVGFNAIPKVAFVPILVVWFGIGSVPAILTAFLICFFPIVVNVATGLATLEPEMEDVLRVLGARRMDVLLKVGLPRSLPYFFASLKIAITLAFVGTVVSETVASNQGIGYLMMSAGSQMRMSLVFAGLIVISAMAMVMYELFAVLEKRMTGWAHRGQR; translated from the coding sequence ATGAACAACAACGACAAGCTGCGCGAACGCTTGGCGCCCTGGGTCGCCGTGCTGGCGCTGGTGGCGATCTGGGAAGTCAGCGTGCGTCTGCTCCAGGTACCGGAGTTCATCTTTCCCAGCGCCTCGGCCACCGCTCAAGCCCTGGTGACCTTTGCCGGCCCCATCGGCATGCATTCATGGCAGACGCTGTGGACCACCCTCGCGGGTTTTGCCCTGGGGGTAGCGGTGGGTCTGGCGCTGGGCTTCGTCGTCGGCTCCTCGCGCTTTCTCTACCACGCCTGCTACCCGTTGCTGGTGGGCTTCAATGCAATTCCCAAGGTCGCCTTCGTGCCGATCCTGGTGGTGTGGTTCGGCATCGGCTCGGTGCCGGCGATCCTCACCGCCTTCCTGATCTGCTTCTTTCCCATCGTGGTCAACGTGGCTACGGGGCTTGCGACCCTGGAGCCGGAAATGGAGGACGTGCTCCGGGTACTGGGTGCTCGGCGCATGGACGTACTGCTCAAGGTGGGCCTGCCGCGCTCGCTGCCCTACTTCTTCGCCTCGTTGAAGATTGCCATCACCTTGGCCTTCGTCGGCACCGTGGTCTCCGAGACGGTGGCCTCCAACCAGGGCATCGGCTACCTGATGATGAGCGCCGGGTCGCAGATGCGCATGTCACTGGTGTTCGCCGGGCTGATCGTGATCAGCGCCATGGCCATGGTGATGTATGAGTTGTTTGCCGTTCTTGAAAAGCGGATGACGGGGTGGGCGCACCGCGGCCAACGTTAG
- a CDS encoding ABC transporter ATP-binding protein codes for MAQTMPFVDFDRVSLAYDDSGNAIEDISLSIGEGEFVAFVGPSGCGKSTFMKLCTGLHGPTAGSVRVDGEPVGGPLKICGMAFQSANLLPWRTTLDNVLLPLEIVKPYRSQFRKRRAEFVGWARELLRTVGLEGYEDQYPWQLSGGMQQRASICRALIHRPRLLMLDEPFGALDAFTREELWCVLRDLWEAQRFTVVLVTHDLREAAFLADTVYVMSRRPGRIIERREIDLPRPRELAVTYEKPFIDRVQELRNLIGDIRSV; via the coding sequence TTGGCACAAACCATGCCCTTCGTCGACTTCGACCGGGTCAGCCTGGCCTATGACGACAGCGGCAATGCCATAGAAGACATCTCGCTCTCCATCGGAGAAGGCGAGTTCGTTGCCTTCGTCGGCCCCTCCGGCTGCGGCAAGTCGACCTTCATGAAGCTCTGTACCGGCCTGCATGGACCCACAGCCGGCAGCGTGCGCGTGGATGGCGAACCGGTGGGCGGGCCGTTGAAGATCTGCGGTATGGCCTTCCAGAGCGCCAACCTGCTGCCTTGGCGTACCACCCTGGACAACGTGTTGCTGCCGCTGGAGATCGTCAAACCCTACCGTTCGCAGTTCCGCAAGCGACGCGCGGAGTTCGTCGGTTGGGCCCGCGAGCTGCTGCGTACGGTGGGGCTCGAAGGCTACGAGGACCAGTACCCGTGGCAGCTCTCGGGCGGCATGCAGCAGCGCGCCTCGATCTGCCGCGCGCTGATCCACCGCCCGCGGCTGTTGATGCTCGACGAGCCTTTCGGAGCGCTGGACGCCTTCACTCGCGAGGAGCTGTGGTGCGTGCTGCGCGACCTATGGGAAGCCCAGCGCTTCACTGTGGTGTTGGTCACCCACGACCTGCGCGAGGCCGCGTTCCTGGCCGATACCGTCTATGTCATGAGCCGCCGTCCGGGGCGCATCATCGAGCGGCGCGAGATCGACCTGCCGCGGCCGCGGGAACTGGCGGTCACCTATGAAAAACCTTTCATCGATAGGGTGCAGGAGCTGCGCAATCTGATCGGTGACATCCGCAGCGTCTGA
- a CDS encoding ABC transporter substrate-binding protein, whose amino-acid sequence MNRFHRTTGLLAGALGLSLLGASAAQADETRIRFQLDWRFEGPSAPFLMAVERGYFAEEGLDVQIDSGSGSAGAINRVASGAYEMGFGDLNALVEFLAENPDGPGIQGVYVVYDGSPASVFARKDRDIESPADLAGKSIAAPAFDTGYRAWGIFAAANDLDGDDVEWQNVDPTLRETLLVRGDVDAITGFYFTSLLNLEGRGMGEDQLTIMPFPDYGVPLYGNAIIASEAFSEENPEAVEGFLRAFNRALEETLADPDGAIDYVQNRDSLIDREMETRRLRLAIDSVIDTEDARANGAGAVDEERLRSAIQLVADAYELPSVPDPERVFTSRFLPPQEERMIFPERAE is encoded by the coding sequence ATGAACCGATTCCATCGAACCACCGGTCTGCTGGCCGGGGCGCTTGGCCTGTCCCTGCTGGGTGCTTCCGCGGCCCAGGCGGACGAAACCCGTATTCGTTTTCAGCTCGATTGGCGCTTCGAAGGACCCTCGGCGCCCTTCCTCATGGCCGTGGAGCGCGGGTATTTCGCCGAAGAGGGGCTCGATGTCCAGATCGATTCCGGCAGCGGCTCCGCTGGAGCCATCAACCGGGTCGCCTCGGGAGCCTACGAGATGGGCTTCGGCGATCTCAACGCGCTGGTGGAGTTCTTGGCCGAGAACCCCGATGGGCCCGGCATACAGGGCGTCTACGTGGTGTACGACGGCAGCCCGGCTTCGGTCTTCGCGCGCAAGGATCGCGATATCGAATCGCCCGCGGACCTCGCCGGCAAGTCCATCGCCGCGCCGGCCTTCGATACCGGCTACCGTGCCTGGGGCATCTTCGCCGCGGCCAATGACCTCGATGGCGATGACGTCGAGTGGCAGAATGTCGACCCCACCCTGCGCGAGACCTTGCTGGTGCGCGGCGACGTGGATGCCATCACCGGGTTTTACTTCACCAGCCTGCTCAACCTGGAAGGGCGCGGAATGGGTGAGGATCAGCTCACCATCATGCCGTTCCCCGACTACGGGGTGCCGCTCTATGGCAATGCCATCATCGCCAGCGAGGCCTTCTCCGAAGAAAATCCCGAAGCCGTGGAGGGCTTTCTGCGCGCCTTCAATCGCGCCCTCGAAGAGACTCTGGCCGACCCGGATGGCGCCATCGACTACGTCCAGAACCGCGACTCGTTGATCGACAGGGAGATGGAGACGCGGCGGCTCAGGCTTGCCATCGACAGCGTGATCGACACCGAGGATGCCCGTGCCAATGGCGCCGGGGCGGTGGACGAAGAGCGTCTGCGCAGCGCCATTCAACTGGTGGCCGATGCCTATGAACTGCCGTCGGTGCCCGACCCCGAGCGTGTCTTCACCTCGCGTTTCCTGCCACCCCAGGAGGAGCGCATGATCTTCCCCGAGCGCGCGGAGTGA
- the bfr gene encoding bacterioferritin → MKGDAKVIEYLNKSLGNELVAINQYFLHAKMYKDWGLKALAKWEYDESIDEMKHADKLIERILFLEGVPNLQDLGKLHIGENVREMLESDLKIEHEGRNDYIEAIAYCEQVKDYVSRDLFRHILADEEEHIDHIETELGLIDKVGIENYMLRQMQEAGDE, encoded by the coding sequence ATGAAAGGCGATGCCAAGGTCATCGAATACCTCAACAAGTCCCTCGGCAATGAGCTGGTTGCCATCAACCAGTACTTCCTGCATGCCAAGATGTACAAGGACTGGGGCCTCAAGGCACTGGCCAAGTGGGAGTACGACGAGTCGATCGACGAGATGAAGCATGCCGACAAGCTGATCGAGCGCATCCTGTTCCTCGAGGGCGTGCCCAACCTGCAGGATCTCGGCAAGCTGCACATCGGCGAGAACGTGCGCGAGATGCTCGAGAGCGACCTCAAGATCGAGCATGAGGGTCGTAACGACTACATCGAGGCCATCGCCTATTGTGAGCAGGTCAAGGACTACGTGTCCCGTGATCTGTTCCGCCATATCCTCGCCGACGAGGAAGAGCACATCGATCATATCGAGACCGAGCTCGGCCTGATCGACAAGGTCGGCATCGAGAACTACATGCTGCGTCAGATGCAGGAAGCCGGCGACGAATAA
- a CDS encoding (2Fe-2S)-binding protein codes for MYVCLCKGVSDRKIRESVEGGARSWREIQQETGCGTQCGKCACVGKSITREAVKAELMASANDLAYAV; via the coding sequence ATGTACGTATGTCTTTGCAAGGGCGTATCCGACCGCAAGATCCGCGAAAGCGTCGAAGGCGGTGCCCGTAGCTGGCGTGAGATTCAGCAGGAAACCGGCTGCGGCACGCAGTGCGGCAAGTGCGCCTGTGTCGGCAAGTCCATCACCCGCGAGGCCGTCAAGGCCGAACTGATGGCCTCGGCCAACGATCTCGCCTACGCCGTGTAG